DNA sequence from the Vicia villosa cultivar HV-30 ecotype Madison, WI linkage group LG3, Vvil1.0, whole genome shotgun sequence genome:
AGACTTACACATAGACATCGGTGATGGTGTCGGAAACTGAGAAGAGTCATAAGAAATGAAAACACTAGACATTTTGCAATTCATGTAATTTCAGAATCATATACCTGAATTGCATGGCCCATATTTCCTCCATGAGATGGCATGAAAACATCACTCTTTTCAGAGACTATGTAATCTATGGCAGCCATTAGAGAAGCTTTCTTTATAAAAGGTTGTAATTCTTCTGGCAAAGCAAGATCTTCCTTATTGTAAAAGTTAGGGAACTCTTGGATTAATGGAAGCAATGCTTCTTTTCCACCCAACGGTTTCCCTCCAGCCCAATAAATTTTTGCATCTTTTGGAGCTCCTAGAGCTTTTAGTAGCCTAGAAATGAAACCAAAATATCTATCATGAAatcgataaaaataaatgtacgTAATCACATGCTCTGTATCATGTCAGTGTCCAACATCAACATTTGTCAGACATGTCTATACACTTTATCTATAAATAGtaaatagatagatagatagaaaaTTTACCTTGTAACTTCGATAGCATTCAAAGGACAAAAACCAGCCATTTTTCTTTGAAGGTAAGACATGTTAGATCTTGCAGTCAAGAGCTCTGGTCTTTGTATCCTCTCATTGTTAACAATCTCATCATACTCAGGACTTAGACCAGGTAGACAACCAGTTCTCACCCATACATCTTTCTCCATTCTTAAATGAAGAGCAAGGTAAGGTCCTTTGCTTTTCATTCTCTCTGCAATCTTGTTGCCAAGTTTCTCTATCGGCTCCGCAAACCTTAATGCATTAAACGCAACCTGAAAATTTAGATGACACATATCAATCAAAATTCACGTGCGATTCCTTCACGATAGATATCCATTTTCTTTTTGGTTCTAAAATGGTAGACTAAGAGAAGAAACATTGATATACCTTGCATCTAAGCTTCTGAAGATCAGAAGGAAGATCCTTCGATAGCCTTGAATCCAAGCCACGTAAAAGCAAAACGCCTTCTCTATTGAGCTGCATAAATATGAACTGCAGGACTCAAAACTTGAAGAAGCTAAAGTCTACGAAGTTGTGTttggaaaaaattgattttgacgcGTTCGAATATTAATATTATCGTTTTTATCTGCAGAATAGATTCGAACTTAAAGCTAGAATTTGAAGTGGCGCTAAGAATCCTTACTCGTCTGAGATATCTCGAACGGATCCAACTAGGAGTGGCATGAAGTGGAGGCCTTCCTTCCACTGGCCTTGTCAGAAGGTGTGTTGATGGCAATGCTGAAACCACTCTCACAtcatttgcaagaacttttttaaAGTGTTCTAGATCAAATATATCACCAAATTCActgcaaataaataaacaaaaaccaTTAAAAATTTGAATTCATTGGTAAGCCAAACTAAACATCATATGATTCATTCAACCTATAAACCACGACACAGACACCAAATATGACACTGACAATTTACAATCACGACACAGACACCAGATATGATACTGATAATGAACACGACAATGACACATAGATTTTGGAAAAGAGATAATATTCATTATCTGTACCTTTCATCACCCCAAATAACATTGACTTGCAAAATAGGAAGAACCAAAGAAGCTCCAAGAATCCTAGCAATAACAACAGCATCAACAATCTGATTCCTCTGCTGATTCAATCCTCCAGAAACAACAACCATTAGAAACTTTCTCCTCTCCTTCAAAATCCTTTCACTTTGTCTCCTATAATCACTGCTGAAACTCAAACATGGTTTATATCCCAAACCATTTGGTTTcttccaaaactcactctttctCTCAAATCCACCAAACCCTCTTACTCCAAGTTCAACATGAGAAACAAAAAACTCATCTTTATGATCATctttcaaagtctttctctctttctttaagAGAACACTGCCAATACCAAGTTTGGATTTTGAATGATGATTTGAGATTGAGAGCTTCTGGTGAGTAGTTGAACATGGTTTTTGAGGAAATGGGGTGTCAGCTTTGAAGccaaacatgaacataccaaggAAAGCAACGAGAAAGAGAGTGATCATAAACCAGAATGATGATTTTCTGGTGAAGATGGTAGTTGTTGAAGATTTTTTGGGAGAATGAATGAGAGATTGAAGGGAAGAAGATGAAATGGAGTTTATGATTTGTGATGGAACTGATATGTATGATAACTTCTTTGCATTGTTCTTGGATTTTGCCATTGAAATATCAAAGAgagtttctgttttttttttctgtggAAGTTCTTGAGAAGAACACAGAGATTTTATAATAAGAGTGtgaaatattttatttgtaattatgaaataatattataacttaaaaatattaaaaataaatttattaaataatttcatTAATGTGAACAAAGAAGAGAGAAATTTAGAGGATATCTCAATTCACCGATAATAGTCTTAACCACCTGgcgaaattttttttttgtccaTCGCTTATGGAGGTGTATcttcgaaatattttttttattttacatagaATTGTACCATAGGTATATCTACGGAACCGTTTAAATAAAgatttcgtagatgtatctacggaacaattcaactttaaattaaaaaatagacaaatataccttcagaagtagaaatatttttgaaaacgCACATAATGTGTGAGAAATTGTTCCAAAGGTATATCTATGGAACCgattaaataaaaatttcg
Encoded proteins:
- the LOC131662661 gene encoding O-fucosyltransferase 20-like translates to MAKSKNNAKKLSYISVPSQIINSISSSSLQSLIHSPKKSSTTTIFTRKSSFWFMITLFLVAFLGMFMFGFKADTPFPQKPCSTTHQKLSISNHHSKSKLGIGSVLLKKERKTLKDDHKDEFFVSHVELGVRGFGGFERKSEFWKKPNGLGYKPCLSFSSDYRRQSERILKERRKFLMVVVSGGLNQQRNQIVDAVVIARILGASLVLPILQVNVIWGDESEFGDIFDLEHFKKVLANDVRVVSALPSTHLLTRPVEGRPPLHATPSWIRSRYLRRLNREGVLLLRGLDSRLSKDLPSDLQKLRCKVAFNALRFAEPIEKLGNKIAERMKSKGPYLALHLRMEKDVWVRTGCLPGLSPEYDEIVNNERIQRPELLTARSNMSYLQRKMAGFCPLNAIEVTRLLKALGAPKDAKIYWAGGKPLGGKEALLPLIQEFPNFYNKEDLALPEELQPFIKKASLMAAIDYIVSEKSDVFMPSHGGNMGHAIQGYRAFSGHKKFITPNKRHMLPYFLNSSLSEEEFNRIIKELHRDSLGQPVQRANKGGRDVTKYPVPECMCNHPHSQSLFTN